A part of Halobaculum sp. MBLA0143 genomic DNA contains:
- a CDS encoding DHHA1 domain-containing protein, producing the protein MTASLAPADPTVREFDAVVAAVDGRDVWLEETYFYAESGGQPADRGTLDGVVVDTVATTDDGVVHRLADPPSFEPGDTVVAVVDDDFRTYCSRAHTASHVLYGAGRHLLDDLGYGGFGIGEEKVRVDFTTTTEIDDETLVELERLANRAVWDSRPVSWREVPVTEARDSDRVSFNTKTEEGVMADADTVRIVTIEGWDWAACGGTHVSNTAEIGPITVLSRSNPGEGMTRVEFAVGPAGIDHRATVHANARAAAGTVDGNLESLPAETAGLDDRVAELEAELAETRAELLDARLADLPTTTRDGTTWRVGQLPDADPNDVGERAQERVDDDGGVVAVVGDGPAPFVVVATDGEVHAGGVVDDLTGTFGGGGGGGPTFAQGGGLDADADRVLAWLRRE; encoded by the coding sequence GTGACAGCCAGTCTCGCACCGGCGGACCCGACGGTCCGCGAGTTCGACGCGGTCGTCGCCGCGGTCGACGGCCGGGACGTGTGGCTCGAAGAGACGTACTTCTACGCCGAGAGCGGCGGCCAGCCCGCAGACCGCGGGACGCTGGACGGGGTCGTCGTCGACACCGTCGCGACGACGGACGACGGCGTCGTCCACCGACTGGCCGACCCACCGTCGTTCGAGCCCGGCGACACGGTGGTGGCCGTCGTCGACGACGACTTCCGGACGTACTGTAGCCGGGCACACACCGCGAGTCACGTCCTGTACGGCGCCGGCCGTCACCTCTTGGACGACCTGGGGTACGGCGGGTTCGGCATCGGCGAGGAGAAGGTGCGGGTGGACTTCACCACGACGACGGAGATCGACGACGAGACGCTCGTCGAGTTGGAACGGCTCGCCAACCGAGCCGTGTGGGACTCCCGGCCGGTGTCCTGGCGGGAGGTGCCGGTCACGGAGGCCCGCGACAGCGACCGGGTGTCGTTCAACACGAAGACGGAGGAGGGCGTGATGGCGGACGCCGACACCGTCCGGATCGTCACGATCGAGGGGTGGGACTGGGCAGCCTGCGGCGGCACCCACGTCTCGAACACCGCCGAGATCGGCCCGATCACGGTGTTGTCGCGGTCGAACCCCGGGGAGGGGATGACCCGCGTGGAGTTCGCCGTCGGCCCCGCCGGGATCGACCACCGCGCGACCGTCCACGCCAACGCCCGCGCCGCGGCGGGGACCGTCGACGGCAACCTGGAGAGTCTGCCGGCGGAGACGGCCGGGCTGGACGACCGCGTCGCGGAGTTGGAGGCGGAGTTGGCCGAGACACGCGCGGAGCTGTTGGACGCCAGACTCGCCGACCTCCCGACGACGACGCGCGACGGTACGACCTGGCGCGTCGGCCAACTCCCCGACGCCGACCCGAACGACGTGGGCGAACGCGCCCAAGAACGGGTCGACGACGACGGTGGCGTGGTGGCGGTCGTCGGCGACGGCCCGGCGCCGTTCGTCGTCGTCGCCACGGACGGGGAGGTTCACGCCGGCGGCGTCGTGGACGACCTGACGGGGACGTTCGGCGGCGGGGGTGGCGGCGGTCCGACGTTCGCGCAGGGCGGCGGGCTGGACGCCGACGCCGACCGCGTACTGGCGTGGCTGCGGAGGGAGTAA
- a CDS encoding multiprotein-bridging factor 1 family protein has protein sequence MAKYSTGGSGSAGSGDACELCGREDRNLSRESVAGAELLVCSECAPHGDDDDDGRDDPGEDRGEREPDAGKRAAQNAARVYDASRGNSDWVADGTEYEDDQLPYLVSDYGPRAERARQDAGLTVEELATELDLTEDEVLAVEQGRAARANVGGSVVASMESFLETELIDE, from the coding sequence ATGGCCAAGTACTCGACGGGCGGGTCGGGTTCCGCCGGCTCCGGCGACGCCTGTGAGCTCTGCGGACGCGAGGATCGAAATCTCAGCCGAGAGTCGGTCGCCGGCGCCGAACTGCTGGTCTGTTCGGAGTGTGCGCCCCACGGCGACGACGACGACGACGGCCGGGACGACCCTGGGGAAGATCGTGGGGAGCGCGAGCCGGACGCCGGCAAGCGCGCGGCACAGAACGCCGCCCGGGTGTACGACGCCAGCCGAGGGAACTCGGACTGGGTCGCCGACGGGACGGAGTACGAGGACGACCAGCTGCCGTACCTCGTCTCCGACTACGGTCCGCGGGCAGAACGGGCCCGCCAGGACGCCGGGCTGACGGTCGAGGAACTCGCGACGGAACTGGACCTGACGGAAGACGAGGTGTTGGCGGTCGAACAGGGGCGAGCGGCGCGAGCGAACGTCGGCGGCTCCGTCGTCGCGTCGATGGAGTCGTTCTTGGAGACGGAGCTGATCGACGAGTGA
- a CDS encoding cystathionine gamma-synthase, producing MSEDHEFRIETDAIHAGQEPDDDTGALMTPIYANSTYEQDAPGDHRGYEYSRTGNPTRTDLEDNLAALEGAEYGRAFASGMGGINTVLNLLEAGDHVVAGDDVYGGTHRIFTQVYEEYDLSFDFVDTTDHDAVGDALREETELVWVETPTNPLMRVNDIGALSEMAHAHDALCVVDNTFATPYLQRPLEFGADVVSHSLTKYLGGHSDVVGGALVTDDEELDERIGFYQNSVGATPSPFDCFLVLRGTKTLPVRMDRHCENANELAAWLADHEAVDRVYYPGLESHPQHDLAAAQMDDFGGMLSFEFDGTLEQASTVVSETEVFTLAESLGGVESLIEQPAAMTHAAIPREERLAAGLTDGLIRVSVGVEHVDDMRRDLQTAFEAAQ from the coding sequence ATGAGCGAGGACCACGAGTTCCGGATCGAGACGGACGCCATCCACGCCGGCCAGGAGCCGGACGACGACACCGGCGCCCTGATGACGCCCATCTACGCCAACTCCACCTACGAGCAGGACGCTCCCGGCGACCACCGTGGCTACGAGTACTCCCGGACCGGCAACCCCACCCGGACGGACTTAGAGGACAATCTCGCGGCCCTGGAGGGCGCGGAGTACGGCCGCGCGTTCGCCTCCGGAATGGGCGGGATCAACACTGTACTCAACCTCCTGGAGGCGGGCGACCACGTCGTCGCCGGTGACGACGTGTACGGCGGGACCCACCGAATCTTCACGCAGGTGTACGAGGAGTACGACCTCTCGTTCGACTTCGTCGACACCACCGACCACGACGCAGTCGGGGACGCGCTCCGCGAGGAGACGGAGCTGGTGTGGGTGGAGACGCCGACGAACCCGTTGATGCGGGTCAACGACATCGGAGCGCTGTCGGAGATGGCCCACGCGCACGACGCCTTGTGTGTCGTCGACAACACGTTCGCCACGCCGTACCTCCAACGGCCCCTGGAGTTCGGCGCCGACGTCGTCTCGCACTCGCTGACGAAGTACCTCGGCGGCCACTCCGACGTGGTCGGCGGGGCGCTCGTCACCGACGACGAGGAGCTAGACGAACGGATCGGCTTCTACCAGAACTCCGTGGGCGCGACGCCGTCGCCGTTCGACTGTTTCCTCGTGCTCCGGGGGACGAAGACGCTCCCGGTGCGGATGGACCGTCACTGCGAGAACGCCAACGAACTGGCGGCCTGGCTGGCCGACCACGAGGCGGTCGACCGGGTGTACTACCCCGGGCTGGAGAGCCACCCACAGCACGACCTCGCGGCCGCACAGATGGACGACTTCGGCGGAATGCTGTCGTTCGAGTTCGACGGCACGTTGGAGCAGGCGTCGACCGTCGTGAGCGAGACGGAGGTGTTCACGCTCGCGGAGTCGCTGGGCGGCGTCGAGAGCCTGATCGAACAGCCGGCGGCGATGACCCACGCCGCGATTCCGCGGGAGGAACGGCTCGCCGCGGGGCTGACGGACGGGCTGATCCGCGTCAGTGTCGGCGTCGAACACGTCGACGACATGCGACGAGATCTACAGACGGCGTTCGAGGCGGCCCAGTAG
- a CDS encoding DMT family transporter produces MPRYRDAGLFLTLAAVWGAAFVAIKAGLGTPTAPGGFFETPVLFAAFRFDVAGVVMLAYAVWAVDDPVPRSARQWLAVAVGAVFVIAGYHALLFVGETDPAVTSAAAAVIVGLNPVLTTGFSRLLLPGRRLEPAGVAGLAAGVVGVAVLAEPDPSNLLAGGVVAKLLVFAAVTAFALGSVVTERLDSNLETETLEAWAMLGGAAALHVAAYGLGERTAAVAWDAGAVWSLAFLAVVASGLGFLIYFRLLERLGSVEINLVSYVVPPFAALVGWLLLGERPTTATAVGFFCIVVGFALLKRRAVATELGLADRHPE; encoded by the coding sequence GTGCCACGATACCGCGACGCCGGCCTGTTCCTGACGCTGGCGGCCGTCTGGGGAGCCGCGTTCGTCGCTATCAAGGCCGGGCTCGGCACGCCGACCGCGCCCGGGGGGTTCTTCGAGACGCCGGTGTTGTTCGCGGCCTTCCGGTTCGACGTCGCGGGCGTGGTGATGCTGGCGTACGCCGTCTGGGCAGTCGACGACCCGGTGCCCCGGAGCGCCCGCCAGTGGCTCGCGGTCGCGGTCGGTGCCGTCTTCGTGATCGCGGGCTACCACGCGTTGTTGTTCGTCGGCGAGACGGACCCCGCGGTGACGAGCGCCGCCGCGGCGGTGATCGTCGGACTCAACCCGGTCCTGACGACGGGGTTCTCGCGGCTGTTGTTGCCCGGACGACGGCTGGAGCCCGCGGGAGTCGCCGGGCTCGCGGCCGGTGTCGTCGGCGTGGCCGTGTTGGCGGAGCCGGACCCGTCGAACCTGCTCGCCGGCGGCGTCGTCGCCAAACTGCTCGTGTTCGCGGCCGTGACGGCGTTCGCGCTCGGCTCCGTCGTCACGGAGCGGCTGGACTCGAACCTGGAGACGGAGACGCTGGAGGCGTGGGCGATGCTGGGCGGCGCCGCGGCGTTGCACGTCGCCGCCTACGGACTGGGCGAACGGACCGCCGCCGTCGCCTGGGACGCCGGCGCCGTCTGGTCGCTGGCGTTCCTCGCGGTCGTCGCCTCCGGGCTGGGGTTCCTGATCTACTTCCGGCTGTTGGAACGGCTGGGCTCCGTCGAGATCAACCTCGTGTCGTACGTCGTCCCGCCGTTCGCGGCGTTGGTCGGCTGGCTCCTGCTGGGCGAGCGCCCGACGACCGCCACCGCCGTCGGATTCTTCTGTATCGTCGTCGGCTTCGCGTTGTTGAAACGACGGGCCGTCGCCACCGAACTCGGGCTCGCCGACCGGCACCCGGAGTGA
- a CDS encoding ABC transporter ATP-binding protein, whose protein sequence is MTDADTGSLGATGTADAATGETLLQVRDLEKYYYENDTVVDTLLGRETESVKAVDGIDLDVRRGETLGLVGESGCGKSTTGETLLRLREPTGGRVSFDGDDVSELSDAELTAFRERAQIVFQDPFSSLDPRMTVGEMVTEGLRIHDLPEETPPDTSKPEARRQRAEELLERVGLSADQVDRYPHEFSGGQRQRVGIARALALDPEFVVLDEPVSALDVSVQAQILNLLDELQAEYGLTYLFIAHDLSVVRHICDRVAVMYLGKIVERGPTAELFESPAHPYTEALLNSVPRAETAEQGREVEPLAGDVPSPRRPPSGCRFRTRCPEVIPPAGVETAQEDYRAVLTLRDRLARGEFGADRFRGDGDEAFKRSVREEFDVDGLTGADEDTVEDALEILVNGRTEEAAERLTDRFASVCETESPVAHDRGDGQSSVCHLYRDDLRDEQTVEQPDIESAFGDADGVPSSEEP, encoded by the coding sequence ATGACTGACGCCGACACCGGCTCGTTGGGGGCGACCGGCACGGCCGACGCCGCGACCGGCGAGACCCTGTTGCAGGTGCGGGACCTCGAGAAGTACTACTACGAGAACGACACTGTCGTCGACACGTTGCTCGGTCGAGAGACGGAGAGCGTGAAGGCGGTCGACGGGATCGACCTGGACGTGCGCCGCGGGGAGACGCTGGGACTCGTCGGCGAGTCCGGCTGTGGGAAGTCGACGACCGGCGAGACCCTGTTGCGGCTGCGCGAGCCCACCGGCGGCCGGGTCAGCTTCGACGGCGACGACGTGAGCGAGCTGTCGGACGCGGAGCTGACGGCGTTCCGCGAACGGGCACAGATCGTGTTCCAGGACCCGTTCTCCAGTCTCGACCCGCGAATGACCGTCGGAGAGATGGTGACCGAGGGGCTCCGAATCCACGATCTCCCCGAGGAGACGCCGCCGGACACGTCGAAACCGGAGGCGCGCCGGCAGCGCGCCGAGGAACTGCTCGAACGGGTCGGGCTGTCGGCCGACCAGGTGGACCGGTACCCACACGAGTTCTCCGGCGGTCAGCGCCAACGAGTCGGGATCGCCCGCGCACTGGCGCTGGACCCGGAGTTCGTGGTGTTGGACGAGCCGGTGTCTGCGCTGGACGTGTCCGTCCAGGCGCAGATCCTCAACCTCCTGGACGAACTGCAGGCGGAGTACGGGCTGACGTACCTGTTCATCGCCCACGACCTGAGTGTCGTCCGGCACATCTGCGACCGTGTGGCCGTGATGTACCTCGGGAAGATCGTCGAACGCGGGCCGACGGCCGAGCTGTTCGAGTCGCCGGCCCACCCGTACACGGAGGCGTTGTTGAACTCCGTCCCGCGGGCGGAGACGGCAGAACAGGGCCGGGAGGTGGAGCCGTTGGCCGGCGACGTGCCGTCGCCACGCCGGCCGCCCTCTGGCTGTCGCTTCCGCACCCGGTGTCCGGAGGTGATCCCCCCGGCAGGGGTGGAGACCGCCCAGGAGGACTACCGGGCGGTGTTGACGCTGCGCGACAGGCTCGCCCGCGGGGAGTTCGGCGCCGACCGCTTCCGCGGCGACGGCGACGAGGCGTTCAAACGGTCCGTCCGCGAGGAGTTCGACGTAGACGGGTTGACGGGCGCCGACGAGGACACCGTCGAGGACGCGTTGGAGATCCTCGTCAACGGCCGGACGGAGGAGGCGGCCGAACGGCTGACCGACCGGTTCGCCTCCGTCTGCGAGACGGAGTCGCCGGTCGCCCACGACCGCGGCGACGGCCAGTCGTCCGTCTGTCACCTCTACCGCGACGACCTCCGCGACGAGCAGACGGTCGAGCAGCCGGACATCGAGTCCGCGTTCGGCGACGCCGACGGCGTCCCCTCGAGCGAGGAGCCGTAG
- a CDS encoding ABC transporter ATP-binding protein, translating into MSDTPPDPELDDDVLVAVRDLSTRFFTDEGQVNAVESVSFEIRDNEVLGIVGESGSGKSVTALSLIDLVESPGRITEGEVWYRDPELAEEFRADGAAVGDHVDLRRVPDSVRRSLRGSSFSTIFQDPMSSLNPSLTVGEQIAEAVEVQRRASANPRSTRQRTQGYGLGRMIADTLLPSRGYASDESHERAVELLDQVGIPDPADRAEEYPHQFSGGMLQRAMIAQALAGEPDLLIADEPTTALDVTIQAQILDLLRDLQADGDTSVVMITHDLGVIARMCDRVGVMYAGQIVERGQLADVFDSPVHPYTEGLLGSIPDLEDPEPRLQPIEGNVPSLLDREMPEGCYFADRCPKAMEDCLQPVPEHEAADGSREHTVRCVLADQEFDSARALADDREVVSND; encoded by the coding sequence GTGAGCGACACGCCTCCCGACCCCGAGCTCGACGACGACGTGCTCGTCGCCGTCCGGGATCTCTCCACCCGGTTCTTCACCGACGAGGGACAGGTGAACGCCGTCGAGTCCGTCTCCTTCGAGATCAGAGACAACGAGGTGCTGGGAATCGTCGGCGAGTCCGGCTCCGGGAAGTCGGTCACCGCGCTGTCGCTGATCGACCTCGTGGAGTCGCCCGGCCGGATCACCGAAGGAGAGGTGTGGTACCGCGACCCGGAGCTGGCCGAGGAGTTCCGCGCGGACGGTGCCGCCGTCGGCGACCACGTCGACCTCCGGCGCGTGCCCGACTCCGTCCGTCGGTCGCTCCGGGGGTCGTCGTTCAGCACGATCTTCCAGGACCCGATGTCGTCGCTCAACCCCTCGCTGACGGTCGGCGAGCAGATCGCCGAGGCCGTCGAGGTGCAGCGACGCGCCAGCGCCAACCCCCGCTCGACCCGCCAACGCACCCAGGGGTACGGCCTCGGCCGAATGATCGCCGACACCCTGCTCCCGTCGCGCGGCTACGCCAGCGACGAGAGCCACGAGCGAGCCGTCGAACTGTTGGACCAGGTGGGTATTCCGGACCCGGCCGACCGGGCCGAGGAGTACCCACACCAGTTCTCCGGCGGGATGCTCCAACGGGCGATGATCGCCCAGGCGCTGGCGGGCGAGCCGGACCTGCTGATCGCCGACGAGCCGACGACCGCGCTGGACGTGACGATCCAGGCGCAGATCCTGGATCTCCTGCGAGACCTCCAGGCGGACGGCGACACGTCCGTCGTGATGATCACCCACGACCTGGGCGTGATCGCCCGGATGTGCGACCGGGTCGGCGTGATGTACGCCGGTCAGATCGTCGAGCGGGGACAGCTGGCGGACGTGTTCGACTCGCCGGTCCACCCGTACACGGAGGGTCTGCTCGGCTCGATCCCCGATCTAGAAGACCCCGAGCCCCGGCTCCAGCCCATCGAGGGGAACGTCCCGTCGTTGCTCGACCGGGAGATGCCGGAGGGCTGTTACTTCGCCGACCGTTGCCCGAAGGCGATGGAGGACTGTCTCCAGCCCGTTCCAGAGCACGAGGCGGCCGACGGCAGCCGAGAACACACCGTCCGGTGTGTGCTGGCGGACCAGGAGTTCGACTCCGCCCGAGCACTGGCGGACGACCGCGAGGTGGTGTCGAATGACTGA
- a CDS encoding ABC transporter permease translates to MVSDRVRRNLASEFRDSVLAKLGVALVLLVVLVAIFAPFVAPHNPTAQDLDNAQLPPLGFSQTEEQTRSEVVDGEVQTVTETVTIEAEAAHPLGTDGLGRDMLSRVVYGARTSLIVGVLGTVFAALVGVPVGLIAGYYRGRIDDGLMRFADVSLAFPSLVLAIALIGLWGRASLSVPDPFVVFGLVSGMPETFVLPGTVIVVVGLVNWVWFARIARGEALSLRDQEYVKAARALGADDSRIIAGHVLPNAITPIIVLGTVQVAAIILLESSLSFLGFSGTTLSWGFDISQGRDYISSGQWWIAGMPGLAIMVSVIGINLIGDWLRDALDPGIEGEGGA, encoded by the coding sequence ATGGTGTCCGACCGCGTCCGCCGGAACCTCGCCTCGGAGTTCCGCGACAGCGTGCTCGCCAAGCTGGGCGTAGCGCTCGTCTTACTCGTGGTCCTGGTGGCGATCTTCGCGCCGTTCGTCGCGCCCCACAACCCGACGGCACAGGACCTGGACAACGCACAGCTCCCGCCGCTGGGCTTCTCACAGACGGAAGAACAGACACGGTCCGAGGTGGTCGACGGGGAAGTGCAGACAGTGACGGAGACCGTCACCATCGAGGCCGAGGCGGCCCACCCTCTCGGGACGGACGGACTCGGCCGAGACATGCTGTCGCGGGTGGTGTACGGCGCCCGCACGTCACTGATCGTCGGCGTGCTCGGCACCGTGTTCGCCGCGCTCGTGGGGGTTCCGGTGGGACTGATCGCGGGCTACTACCGCGGCCGGATCGACGACGGACTGATGCGGTTCGCGGACGTGAGCCTGGCGTTCCCCTCGCTCGTGCTCGCCATCGCCCTGATCGGGCTATGGGGGCGCGCGAGCCTCTCTGTCCCCGATCCGTTCGTCGTCTTCGGGCTGGTCTCCGGGATGCCGGAGACGTTCGTACTGCCCGGCACGGTGATCGTCGTCGTCGGGCTCGTCAACTGGGTGTGGTTCGCCCGGATCGCCCGCGGGGAGGCGTTGTCGCTGCGCGACCAGGAGTACGTCAAGGCCGCCCGGGCGTTGGGTGCCGACGACAGCCGGATCATCGCCGGCCACGTCCTGCCGAACGCGATCACCCCGATCATCGTCCTCGGGACGGTCCAGGTGGCGGCGATCATACTGTTGGAGTCGTCGCTGTCGTTCCTGGGTTTCTCCGGGACGACGCTGTCGTGGGGGTTCGACATCTCCCAGGGCCGCGACTACATCTCCTCGGGCCAGTGGTGGATCGCCGGCATGCCCGGGCTCGCAATCATGGTGTCCGTGATCGGGATCAACCTGATCGGCGACTGGCTACGGGACGCCCTCGACCCCGGAATCGAGGGCGAGGGGGGGGCCTAG
- a CDS encoding ABC transporter permease — MSQGRFIAKRTLQGVGVVWGVVTVVFALRFITPGSAINAVAPLDANQETRRAIARELGLNQPLYAQYGEYLFELVQGDMGFSYVRGQEVTRLVFSKVPATVELAVTATLVAILLSIPLGVVSATRRNQPVDWLATLFSLAGISTPNFWLGIMMILVLAVQLGIFQTSGRAVAAVEVLAAVVGPASFFETLRLWLAHITLPAIALGTYFTALVTRLTRSGMLDELGKPYVRAARAKGLPETLVRYKHALRNTLIPVITVLGLQLGTLIGGAVITEAVFSWPGLGTLVIRSISLRDWPVLQGSLIVIGTSFVLVNILVDVVYSSLDPRVVND, encoded by the coding sequence ATGTCACAGGGACGGTTTATCGCCAAACGGACGCTCCAAGGAGTCGGCGTCGTCTGGGGGGTAGTCACTGTCGTGTTCGCCCTGCGGTTCATCACCCCCGGGAGCGCGATCAACGCCGTCGCGCCGTTGGACGCCAACCAGGAGACTCGTCGCGCCATCGCCCGCGAACTGGGCCTGAATCAGCCGTTGTACGCTCAGTACGGGGAGTACCTGTTCGAACTCGTCCAGGGTGACATGGGCTTCTCGTACGTGCGAGGCCAGGAGGTGACGAGACTCGTCTTCTCGAAGGTGCCGGCGACGGTGGAGCTGGCGGTCACGGCGACGCTCGTCGCCATCCTACTGTCGATCCCGTTGGGAGTCGTCTCGGCGACCCGCCGGAACCAGCCCGTCGACTGGCTGGCGACGCTGTTCTCGCTCGCGGGCATCTCTACCCCGAACTTCTGGCTGGGGATCATGATGATCCTCGTGTTGGCGGTGCAGTTGGGGATCTTCCAGACCAGTGGCCGCGCGGTCGCGGCGGTGGAGGTGTTGGCGGCCGTCGTCGGGCCGGCGTCGTTCTTCGAGACGCTGCGGCTGTGGCTCGCCCACATCACGCTGCCGGCGATCGCGCTGGGGACGTACTTCACAGCGTTGGTCACCCGACTCACGCGCTCGGGGATGCTGGACGAACTCGGGAAACCGTACGTTCGGGCGGCCCGAGCGAAGGGACTGCCGGAGACGCTGGTTCGGTACAAACACGCGCTACGGAACACTCTGATCCCGGTGATCACCGTGCTGGGGCTCCAGCTCGGCACGCTGATCGGTGGAGCGGTCATCACTGAGGCCGTCTTCTCGTGGCCGGGGCTGGGGACACTCGTGATCCGGAGCATCAGTCTCCGCGACTGGCCGGTGTTACAGGGGAGTCTGATCGTGATCGGCACCAGCTTCGTCCTGGTGAACATCCTCGTCGACGTGGTGTACTCCTCGCTCGACCCACGGGTGGTGAACGACTGA
- a CDS encoding ABC transporter substrate-binding protein, whose product MSDSQDRNVDRRTYLAAAGTAAATALAGCAGDTGEAGTTETETSGGGGEDTPTATETEEMETQASELDVTVTMGQMDSGLDPQDHAETNTEIIVGQAYDGLMDRNKTGGIIEALATDWERVEPGVARFTLREDVTFHNGDALTAEDVAFSIRRIVFNDVGIASPQNNDLGVLKPRDADGPPPVEAGDGEVTVRFDGLNPIVFQLFATNGPIVQQSWVEENGQDYINRNANGTGPFQLTNYDSGNEVSFERNPDYWGEEPAVTETTLNASSESSTRVNRLLAEESEIVTNVPPQEVSRVESSDVAGISPVPSTRIIFLQMRYDVEPFSNQTFRQALNYAVDVESIVENVLNGFGSVTAQPTLEQFTGYNPELDPYPHDPERAEQLIEESGYAGAEITLETPIGRYLKDVEVAQAAVNNMDSLSNLSCELRQREFSSLVQDITTGNIEDKPNFNLLGWGNGEFDASQTIIPLLTTNGALTILKNDEIDSLMDEAQNEPDPEAREEVLQEANSRLHELAPWVFLHQQFSVYGVASDVAWEPRADEFIDVDTVSRQ is encoded by the coding sequence ATGAGTGACAGTCAAGATCGGAACGTGGACAGACGAACGTATCTCGCAGCCGCCGGCACGGCCGCCGCGACGGCGCTCGCGGGCTGTGCGGGTGACACCGGCGAGGCGGGAACGACCGAGACGGAGACCAGTGGCGGCGGCGGTGAGGACACGCCGACGGCCACCGAGACCGAGGAGATGGAGACACAGGCGTCCGAACTGGACGTGACTGTCACGATGGGTCAGATGGACTCCGGGCTGGACCCACAGGACCACGCGGAGACGAACACGGAGATCATCGTCGGGCAGGCGTACGACGGCCTGATGGACCGGAACAAGACCGGCGGGATCATCGAGGCGCTGGCGACCGACTGGGAACGCGTGGAGCCGGGAGTCGCTCGCTTCACCCTCCGCGAGGACGTGACGTTCCACAACGGGGACGCGCTCACGGCCGAAGACGTAGCCTTCTCCATCCGCCGAATCGTGTTCAACGACGTCGGGATCGCCAGTCCGCAGAACAACGACCTGGGTGTCCTGAAGCCGCGAGACGCCGACGGCCCCCCGCCGGTCGAGGCGGGCGACGGCGAGGTGACGGTTCGGTTCGACGGGCTCAACCCCATCGTGTTCCAGCTGTTCGCCACCAACGGCCCGATCGTCCAGCAGTCCTGGGTCGAGGAGAACGGTCAAGACTACATCAACCGCAACGCCAACGGCACCGGTCCGTTCCAGTTGACGAACTACGACTCCGGCAACGAGGTGTCGTTCGAACGCAACCCGGACTACTGGGGCGAGGAGCCGGCGGTGACGGAGACGACGCTCAACGCCTCCAGCGAGTCGAGTACGCGGGTCAACAGACTGCTGGCCGAGGAGTCGGAGATCGTCACGAACGTGCCGCCACAGGAGGTGTCGCGGGTGGAGAGCTCCGACGTGGCCGGGATCAGCCCCGTCCCGTCCACCCGGATCATCTTCCTCCAGATGCGGTACGACGTGGAGCCGTTCTCGAACCAGACGTTCCGGCAGGCGCTCAACTACGCCGTCGACGTCGAGAGCATCGTGGAGAACGTCCTCAACGGGTTCGGGAGCGTCACCGCTCAGCCGACGCTGGAACAGTTCACCGGGTACAATCCGGAGCTGGACCCGTACCCACACGACCCCGAACGGGCAGAGCAGTTGATCGAGGAGTCCGGCTACGCCGGCGCGGAGATCACGCTGGAGACCCCGATCGGACGGTACCTGAAGGACGTGGAGGTGGCACAGGCGGCGGTGAACAACATGGACTCGCTGTCGAACCTCTCGTGTGAACTGCGTCAACGGGAGTTCTCCTCGCTCGTCCAGGACATCACCACCGGGAACATCGAGGACAAGCCCAACTTCAACCTCCTGGGGTGGGGGAACGGGGAGTTCGACGCCAGCCAGACGATCATCCCGCTCCTGACGACGAACGGAGCGCTGACGATCCTGAAGAACGACGAGATCGACTCGCTGATGGACGAGGCGCAAAACGAGCCGGACCCGGAGGCCCGCGAGGAGGTCCTCCAGGAGGCGAACTCCCGGCTCCACGAGCTGGCGCCGTGGGTGTTCCTCCACCAGCAGTTCAGCGTCTACGGCGTCGCCAGCGACGTCGCGTGGGAGCCACGGGCAGACGAGTTCATCGACGTGGACACGGTTAGCCGGCAGTGA